In Tamandua tetradactyla isolate mTamTet1 chromosome 7, mTamTet1.pri, whole genome shotgun sequence, the following are encoded in one genomic region:
- the RND1 gene encoding rho-related GTP-binding protein Rho6 yields the protein MKERRAPQPVVARCKLVLVGDVQCGKTAMLQVLAKDCYPETYVPTVFENYTACLETEEQRVELSLWDTSGSPYYDNVRPLCYSDSDAVLLCFDISRPETVDSALKKWKTEILDYCPSTRVLLIGCKTDLRTDLSTLMELSHQKQAPISYEQGCAIAKQLGAEIYLEGSAFTSEKSVHSIFRMASMVCLNKTSPMPPKSPVRSLSKRLLHLPSRSELISSTFKKEKAKSCSIM from the exons ATGAAGGAGAGACGGGCCCCACAGCCAGTCGTGGCCAGATGTAAGCTTGTTCTGGTGGGAGATGTGCAGTGTGGGAAGACAGCAATGTTACAGGTGTTAGCGAAGGACTGCTATCCGGAG ACATACGTGCCCACCGTGTTTGAGAATTACACAGCCTGCTTGGAGACAGAGGAACAGAGAGTGGAGCTCAGTCTGTGGGATACCTCAG GATCTCCCTACTATGACAATGTCCGTCCACTCTGCTACAGCGACTCAGATGCAGTATTACTATGCTTTGATATCAGCCGTCCTGAGACAGTGGACAGCGCACTCAAGAAG TGgaagacagaaatcctagattaTTGTCCCAGCACCCGGGTGTTGCTTATTGGTTGCAAGACAGATCTACGAACAGATTTAAGTACTCTGATGGAGCTTTCCCACCAGAAGCAGGCACCCATCTCCTATGAACAG GGCTGTGCAATAGCCAAGCAGCTGGGTGCAGAAATCTACCTGGAAGGCTCAGCTTTCACCTCAGAAAAGAGTGTCCACAGCATCTTTCGGATGGCGTCCATGGTATGTCTGAACAAGACCAGCCCAATGCCCCCAAAGAGTCCTGTCCGAAGCCTCTCCAAGCGGCTGCTACACCTCCCCAGTCGCTCTGAACTCATCTCTTCTACCTTCAAGAAGGAAAAGGCCAAAAGCTGTTCGATTATGTGA